The DNA region GGCGTTTTGCCCTGTTTTTCCATCATAAATTTAATATAATCTTTTAATGTAAAATAATAGGGAACCGGTGCTTTAGCGTTCAGGATATAGAGATATCCGGTCAGATTATTTTTGGAATAAACCACATTTTCCTGGTTTTGAAGGTAAGGACGTAAGTCTTCAATATCTTTTTTGCGTTTGGCGTCCAGATAAAGAATGTTGCCGTTTATTTCAACTGGCACGGTTTGTTCTGTATATACAAAATCTTTCCAGCCCTTCTCATGAATGAACTGCGGATAAACAATTACGCCCCACAGAAATGATGCGAGATAGATAAGGTATAATCTTAAAGAATAAATCTTGAGCAATATAGTATTGAGCGCCAGAAAAAAGTAAATCTGATACATACCTCCCCGAATATGAAAATAAAATCCAGAACCGAACGCAAGACCAAAAGGAACAAGCCACAGCACAGCGACTAAAGTTTTTTCTTCCAATAACACTGGTTCCAAAAAGAAACGGTACAATAAAAGACCAAGAAAAAAATACAGCATATAAAGATTACTGAAAAAGAACGACAGGACAATTAATAGACCACCAAAAATCAGTATTATCTTATCGAGCATCTCTTTTTTTCGCAGTACATTTTTATGATAATAAGTAATAAAAACTGCTAAAGGAACAAAAACAAAACCAATCACCTGTGCAAACCAGAAGGCATAAAACCTTATGGGATGTTGCTTACGGTGGAAATGTTTATATATTTTGATGTATTCTAACTGGCTGATGTAGGAACTGATACTCTGGATAAAGGTAAAATAAAACGTTATACCTAAAACCAGACCGCCAAAAAAGAAATATATCGCGGATCTCTGTTTTTTCCAGTAGTTAATCAGGATGAACAAAACGACAGGACCAATGGCAAGTGCATGCGGGATTCCGTCGAAAAAGATTAATGCCAGAAATAATCCAGAAATCAGCAGCAAGAAATGTTTTTTATACATCCCAAACAAAATAAGACAGGAGAGTCCCAGATTCATGAGAAGGATATTTCCATGATATTGATTGAGAACGATTATTGTACCGTGCCAACTGAGAAAATTGATGCAGACACCCAGAAAACCAAACAGAACGGGATGAATCCGAAGCCGGAAATACTTGGCCGCCAAAAAAAATAGTAACCACGATGATAGGTTCACCAAAGCAAAGGTGATTATCCTAAAATGATAAATATTATCTGTATAAAAAATCTGGAAAATCCTGAAGTAATTGGTGGCATCAATCGTAATCATGTCCCTGAAATCCCGAAAGTGCATCAGGTAATAGGCCTCATCATTCATTACCAACCCCTTATCGAAGTTGGAATAATTGAACCAGCCCATGAACAGCGCACAGACGATAAACAGAATTCCCGTAATATTCCAGTATAACTTTTTTTCCATCCTTTATTTTTTTTGGCAGAGAATACTGAACCCTGAAGCCACATTTTTGCTCATTGGGTGATGCTGAAGAATCAAATCGATGAATTTCAGTGGAAACGTAAGCACCATAAAGAAAAGATACAGCACTGTATGCAGCGGCTTAATTCCGAAAGAAAAAAGCAACGCCAACCATTCCTGAAGATTCCATAACATTCCTGAAGTTGGTCCGATTGGTTTTAATCTCAAGATTTCAAATTCGCGGAACTGGTGTTTCATACCTTCATAAGTAAACCGCTGAAAATCGTAAGGCGATGCGTGAAACGGCTGCATAAAGGGAATAAAGCAATAGATTTTACCACCAGGTTTTAATATTCGGTGAATTTCTGCAATTACTTTTTGCGGATTTGGAACGTGCTCTAGA from Chryseobacterium suipulveris includes:
- a CDS encoding class I SAM-dependent methyltransferase; translated protein: MKNISTSLFKDPFEVKNDKYIFIPVQEEVVTDFLDKIKYKIKKFSGLYNFLIELISPVFPQPFFDARKIIKNEIKGKNLVALNLGSGNSDFGDDLLNVDLLPYENVDIICDIENIPFKDNSVDYIINIAVLEHVPNPQKVIAEIHRILKPGGKIYCFIPFMQPFHASPYDFQRFTYEGMKHQFREFEILRLKPIGPTSGMLWNLQEWLALLFSFGIKPLHTVLYLFFMVLTFPLKFIDLILQHHPMSKNVASGFSILCQKK